In Bremerella alba, one DNA window encodes the following:
- a CDS encoding S8 family peptidase, with translation MGSFDSDNPEVRSGLAQWLIGGGANTNRAADSSRRSKHWSSKHSTANAIETLEVRSMMAGDTISSIWFEDVAGDDYQRNGGGYTTDANGVIEQSTQDPNTNDWIVQISSGVASSLTSVSQVGSLLAGSGFNVEVVRGLGLVGQLLVRSEGASAQDVGAWFSSLDVISGYELDVASVFNITPNDASYSSTYGMNQIDAPEAWNKTTGSDSVVVGVIDTGVDYTHPDLAGNIWTNPGEIAGNGIDDDNNGFIDDVHGYDFVNNDGDPMDDNHHGTHVAGTIAAQGNNGRGVSGVAWNTSIMALKFLSASGAGYTSDAVRAINYATMMRTQYDVNIRVLNNSWGGGGFSGSLEAAIQASEQADILFVAAAGNDGTNNDSNPHYPSNYDVSNVISVAATDKNDNLASFSNYGASTVDIAAPGVGIYSTIAGGYYASFSGTSMAAPHVAGVAALAFAYDPDATAAEVKDAILGGGDLISGLNGDVSTGMRLNAAGTLDLLSPNSNDPTPDPEPEPEPVPEPNKAPTLGSVSTNPSTVFLGETGAITISAKNVSDADGSVSKVTFYRDSNGNGKWDATDSVLGSDSTISGGLASLTISNPFTSAGSQLIFAQATDNEGAKSNLVATSVTIVQSDDYANTASGATLISVGSSKAGKLNYAGDVDYFRFSAVAGTTYVIDTSHSSLAGSELTLYGNSGASQWAQDSSTSGSKIVWTASTSGIVYLAVKGATSSHTGDYILKIAESSPFELKSGTLAILGTDGNDSISVNHTGSTVTVTMNGKSSSFNASQVKKITFDGGAGTDSARFYGTSGKETWVFRADTMTVQGSGFTWSTDNVEYNYGAASSNDSVTFYDTIANDSFTSSPTKSSMSSSGYKNEVTGARSVTARATHGGIDTAMLYDSSGNDYFIGRGTDSYMLTSNSSISTYGFERTNVYSTGGNDQAYLYDSKGNDTFVAYGSSSVLSGSGYTNTVYNYDRVSAIAMNGGNDTATFHDTAGNDVYIARGNHATMYGASYYVLAQGFDRTSAISTKGGNDQAFFYDTVGNDAFYSRTVESSMAGQGFSNTARGFDRVNAIASAGGHDVAYLFDTQADDQLIARSNYASLQGDNFSSYAAGFDVVNAYSTAGSDKSYVGDIDFLMQYFGEWED, from the coding sequence GTGGGAAGTTTCGATAGTGACAATCCCGAGGTACGTTCCGGGCTAGCACAATGGCTGATCGGTGGTGGTGCGAATACCAATCGTGCGGCCGACAGCTCGCGCCGCAGCAAGCACTGGTCTTCGAAACACTCGACCGCCAACGCCATCGAAACGCTGGAAGTGCGCAGCATGATGGCAGGCGATACGATCTCTTCGATCTGGTTCGAGGACGTCGCCGGCGACGACTATCAACGCAACGGCGGCGGCTACACGACCGATGCCAACGGCGTGATCGAGCAGTCGACCCAAGATCCCAACACCAACGACTGGATCGTGCAGATTTCCAGCGGCGTGGCTAGTTCTCTTACGTCGGTCTCGCAAGTTGGTTCACTGCTGGCCGGAAGTGGTTTCAACGTCGAGGTCGTCCGCGGACTGGGGCTGGTCGGTCAGCTATTGGTTCGCAGCGAAGGGGCAAGCGCCCAGGACGTGGGTGCCTGGTTCTCGTCGCTCGATGTAATTAGCGGGTACGAACTGGACGTGGCTTCGGTCTTCAACATCACGCCCAACGACGCCAGCTATTCGTCGACCTACGGCATGAATCAGATCGACGCACCTGAGGCCTGGAACAAGACAACCGGTTCCGACAGCGTGGTGGTCGGTGTGATTGATACGGGCGTCGACTATACACACCCTGACCTGGCCGGAAACATCTGGACCAACCCCGGCGAGATCGCTGGCAACGGAATCGACGACGATAACAACGGCTTTATCGACGACGTGCATGGGTACGACTTCGTGAACAACGATGGCGACCCGATGGACGACAACCACCACGGCACGCACGTCGCCGGAACGATTGCCGCACAAGGCAACAACGGACGCGGTGTGAGTGGCGTCGCTTGGAATACGTCGATCATGGCGCTGAAGTTTCTCTCGGCAAGTGGTGCCGGATACACTTCCGACGCGGTCCGGGCGATCAACTACGCCACCATGATGCGCACCCAGTACGATGTGAACATTCGGGTGCTCAACAACAGCTGGGGTGGTGGTGGATTCAGTGGTTCGCTGGAAGCGGCCATCCAGGCCAGCGAGCAAGCCGACATTTTGTTTGTCGCCGCAGCAGGAAACGACGGTACGAACAACGACTCGAATCCTCACTATCCATCCAACTACGACGTCAGCAATGTGATCTCGGTGGCGGCCACCGACAAGAACGACAACCTGGCCAGCTTCAGCAATTACGGAGCAAGCACCGTCGACATTGCGGCCCCCGGCGTGGGTATCTACAGCACCATCGCCGGCGGCTACTATGCTTCGTTTTCCGGCACCAGCATGGCGGCTCCGCATGTCGCAGGCGTCGCCGCACTGGCTTTCGCCTACGATCCGGATGCGACTGCGGCGGAAGTGAAAGATGCGATCTTAGGTGGTGGCGATCTGATTTCGGGGCTCAACGGAGATGTCTCGACCGGCATGCGGTTGAACGCGGCGGGTACACTTGACTTGTTGTCGCCCAACAGCAACGACCCGACGCCTGATCCGGAACCAGAACCAGAGCCCGTACCTGAACCGAACAAAGCCCCGACACTTGGTAGCGTCTCGACCAACCCCAGCACGGTGTTCCTGGGCGAGACAGGCGCGATCACCATTTCGGCCAAGAACGTGTCGGACGCGGACGGCAGCGTCTCGAAGGTCACGTTCTACCGCGACTCGAACGGCAACGGGAAGTGGGACGCGACCGATTCGGTTCTCGGCAGTGATTCGACCATCAGCGGTGGTCTGGCCAGCTTGACGATCAGCAATCCGTTTACCTCGGCCGGAAGCCAATTGATCTTTGCTCAAGCCACCGACAACGAAGGTGCGAAGAGCAACCTGGTGGCGACCTCGGTCACGATTGTGCAGTCGGACGATTACGCGAACACAGCCTCGGGTGCGACGCTGATTTCGGTGGGCAGTTCTAAGGCCGGCAAACTGAACTATGCGGGCGACGTCGACTACTTCCGCTTTAGTGCGGTCGCCGGAACCACCTATGTGATCGATACCAGTCACAGTTCGTTGGCCGGGTCCGAGCTGACTTTGTATGGCAACAGCGGCGCGTCGCAGTGGGCGCAGGATTCAAGTACTTCGGGTTCCAAAATTGTGTGGACGGCCAGCACCTCAGGCATCGTTTATCTTGCCGTGAAGGGTGCCACCAGTTCGCATACCGGCGACTACATACTGAAGATTGCCGAGTCGTCTCCGTTTGAGCTGAAGAGCGGGACCCTGGCCATCCTGGGAACCGACGGTAACGACAGCATCTCGGTCAATCACACCGGTTCCACCGTGACGGTGACGATGAACGGGAAGTCGTCGAGCTTCAATGCTTCACAAGTAAAGAAGATCACCTTCGATGGCGGAGCCGGCACCGATTCGGCTCGGTTCTATGGAACCAGCGGTAAGGAAACGTGGGTTTTCCGGGCTGATACGATGACTGTCCAGGGAAGTGGTTTTACCTGGAGCACCGACAACGTCGAGTACAACTATGGCGCGGCGAGCAGCAACGACTCGGTGACTTTCTACGATACGATTGCCAACGACTCGTTCACGAGCAGCCCGACCAAGTCGTCGATGTCTAGCAGTGGCTATAAGAACGAAGTTACCGGAGCTAGGTCGGTTACGGCCCGGGCCACTCATGGTGGTATCGATACGGCCATGCTATACGATTCGAGCGGAAACGATTACTTCATTGGCCGCGGAACCGACAGCTATATGCTGACGTCGAACTCGTCGATTTCAACTTATGGCTTCGAGCGAACCAACGTTTACAGCACCGGCGGAAACGATCAGGCGTACTTGTACGACTCGAAAGGGAACGACACGTTCGTTGCCTATGGTTCGTCGAGTGTCCTGAGCGGTTCGGGTTACACGAACACCGTTTACAATTACGATCGTGTTTCGGCGATCGCGATGAACGGCGGCAACGATACGGCAACCTTCCACGATACGGCCGGCAACGACGTTTACATTGCTCGCGGAAATCACGCGACCATGTATGGTGCGAGCTATTACGTATTGGCCCAAGGTTTCGATCGTACGTCGGCCATCTCGACCAAGGGCGGCAACGATCAAGCCTTCTTTTACGATACCGTCGGCAACGATGCGTTTTACAGCCGCACGGTCGAAAGCTCGATGGCTGGACAAGGCTTCTCCAACACAGCGCGAGGGTTCGATCGTGTCAATGCGATCGCTTCTGCCGGGGGTCATGACGTGGCGTATCTGTTCGATACCCAAGCCGATGACCAACTTATCGCTCGGTCAAACTATGCCTCCTTACAAGGAGACAATTTCTCGAGTTACGCTGCCGGTTTTGACGTTGTGAATGCCTACTCAACTGCAGGTTCTGACAAAAGTTATGTCGGCGACATCGACTTTCTTATGCAATACTTTGGTGAGTGGGAAGATTAA
- a CDS encoding carbonic anhydrase has translation MGNTNPTSRRTFVQNIALAAGAVSLYPTSSLLAANESDSRSPDDILAELVAGNRRFASGKTHLSPRTPADFARDAKGQAPPAIILGCADSRVPPEMVFDQPIGGLFVLRVAGNMVGSGPILLGSIEFAVAELGARAVVVMGHSSCGACSAAIDHIDNNDALPGAIEGMVDYIRPVVREVKGKPGNKLVNVTKANAVYNAKKLSQTGTILPEFVQSGKVKMVGAFYNLSTGVVEFLDS, from the coding sequence ATGGGTAATACCAACCCAACTTCGCGACGTACTTTTGTTCAGAATATCGCCTTGGCGGCAGGTGCCGTCAGTCTTTATCCCACCTCGTCGCTGTTGGCCGCCAACGAATCGGACTCGCGCAGCCCCGACGATATTCTCGCGGAGTTGGTTGCCGGCAATCGTCGTTTTGCCAGTGGCAAGACTCACCTTTCGCCTCGCACGCCAGCCGATTTTGCCCGCGACGCCAAAGGGCAAGCCCCACCGGCGATCATCCTAGGCTGTGCCGATTCACGCGTTCCGCCAGAGATGGTCTTCGATCAACCGATCGGCGGGCTGTTCGTGCTGCGCGTGGCCGGCAACATGGTCGGCTCGGGCCCAATCCTGCTAGGCAGCATCGAATTCGCCGTGGCCGAACTGGGCGCTCGCGCGGTGGTTGTCATGGGCCACAGCTCGTGCGGTGCCTGCAGCGCGGCCATCGACCACATCGATAACAACGATGCCCTCCCTGGCGCCATCGAAGGCATGGTCGATTACATCCGCCCCGTCGTTCGCGAAGTCAAAGGCAAGCCCGGCAACAAGCTGGTCAACGTCACCAAAGCCAACGCCGTCTACAACGCCAAGAAGCTCAGCCAAACCGGCACGATCCTGCCCGAGTTCGTGCAAAGCGGCAAAGTGAAGATGGTCGGAGCGTTCTACAACCTCTCGACCGGCGTCGTCGAGTTCCTCGACAGCTAA
- a CDS encoding Lpg1974 family pore-forming outer membrane protein → MRYCCLLLMCCLGWAAPVQGAEFFGEFLYWKATEPVDWVLDTNRNPASQYVNYESTVYDFAPGFRLGMALDGQWNTNLQWTHFHTQTEETTSGHLTAAFLGGKESQPPTPKLYFDTGQIEASIDYDVIDLDWSSHVDLGHALRIRPVIGLRGGMIRQSFNTSFQADYVIGGTTSTRQVVEKAESNFWGIGPKVGIDGEYALVCSPQCEVSLTAGFFASYLLGDWSVPDETHITQTDNGVTTTTSQTIQVDSRDFASLAFQTMVGMNIRRGPWSGTIGYELNDWLNQCQIFTDATGPQNNDLLLQGLTARVAFEF, encoded by the coding sequence ATGCGGTATTGCTGTCTCTTACTAATGTGTTGCCTGGGCTGGGCGGCTCCGGTGCAAGGGGCCGAGTTCTTCGGCGAGTTCTTGTACTGGAAGGCCACCGAACCGGTCGACTGGGTGCTCGACACCAACCGCAATCCGGCCAGCCAATACGTCAACTACGAGTCGACGGTGTACGACTTCGCCCCCGGCTTTCGCCTGGGGATGGCGCTTGATGGTCAGTGGAATACGAACTTGCAGTGGACCCATTTTCATACCCAAACCGAAGAGACCACGAGCGGGCATCTGACGGCCGCGTTTCTCGGTGGTAAGGAATCGCAGCCCCCCACGCCGAAGCTTTACTTCGACACCGGGCAGATCGAAGCGTCGATCGACTACGACGTGATCGACCTCGACTGGAGCAGCCACGTCGACCTGGGCCATGCGCTGCGAATTCGTCCCGTGATCGGCCTGCGTGGCGGCATGATCCGCCAATCGTTTAACACCTCGTTTCAGGCCGACTACGTGATCGGCGGAACAACGTCGACTCGCCAGGTTGTCGAAAAAGCGGAAAGCAATTTCTGGGGAATCGGCCCGAAGGTGGGCATCGATGGCGAGTATGCGTTGGTGTGCTCGCCCCAATGCGAGGTGAGCCTGACCGCGGGCTTCTTTGCGTCGTACTTGCTGGGCGACTGGAGCGTTCCCGATGAAACGCACATCACGCAAACCGACAACGGCGTCACCACCACCACTTCGCAAACCATCCAAGTCGATTCACGCGACTTCGCCTCGCTGGCATTTCAAACGATGGTCGGCATGAACATCCGCCGCGGGCCATGGTCGGGGACGATTGGTTACGAACTAAACGACTGGCTCAACCAATGCCAAATCTTCACCGACGCCACCGGCCCGCAGAATAACGATTTGCTATTGCAAGGGCTTACGGCGCGGGTTGCTTTTGAGTTTTAG
- a CDS encoding Lpg1974 family pore-forming outer membrane protein → MIRTLVCLFFLLASGASAAAEGITPFAEAIVWHASAETSSVWASEVPLTAREFEATNIEFGWNAGLRAGLQIEPPQWLWDVRFTVTHFSTSQDAAIDDGLNLVIPEFFSGFVSGDSFDFTAASVDWSIKYTTFDLDFGHDIEVSETCLIRPTFGLKAAVIDQDIRSHWSDFLGVTAVENVDHEFFGFGPSVGLGVRWAPGQGHCCLIGDFSGALLYGAWNVEDNFQRTDGGAAGSSYEAFSTSLNDSKLGTVMLRSFFGAEWSLPCRMKVVGRLGYEMQWWANQQRLLTFQQLPMHGDLTFQGGVCGIAVSY, encoded by the coding sequence ATGATTCGTACGCTCGTATGTCTGTTCTTCCTTCTTGCCAGCGGGGCTTCGGCTGCCGCCGAGGGAATTACGCCGTTCGCCGAGGCGATCGTGTGGCATGCATCGGCTGAAACTTCGTCGGTTTGGGCGAGCGAAGTTCCGCTGACCGCTCGGGAGTTCGAGGCGACCAACATCGAGTTCGGCTGGAACGCAGGCCTTCGCGCTGGCCTGCAGATTGAGCCGCCGCAGTGGTTGTGGGACGTGCGGTTCACGGTCACGCACTTTTCGACCTCGCAAGATGCGGCCATCGACGACGGCTTGAACCTGGTAATCCCCGAGTTCTTCAGCGGTTTCGTAAGTGGTGACTCGTTCGACTTCACCGCCGCGTCGGTCGATTGGTCGATCAAGTACACAACCTTCGATCTCGACTTCGGACACGATATCGAAGTGTCTGAGACATGCCTCATCCGACCGACGTTCGGCCTCAAGGCGGCCGTCATCGATCAAGATATTCGTTCTCACTGGTCGGACTTCCTGGGAGTCACGGCGGTGGAAAACGTAGACCACGAGTTCTTCGGTTTTGGTCCCAGCGTTGGGCTGGGCGTGCGTTGGGCACCCGGGCAGGGGCATTGCTGCCTGATCGGCGATTTCTCGGGAGCATTGCTGTATGGAGCGTGGAATGTTGAGGACAACTTCCAGCGAACCGATGGGGGCGCTGCTGGGTCGTCGTACGAAGCGTTCTCGACGAGCTTGAACGATTCTAAACTGGGGACGGTGATGTTGCGTTCCTTCTTCGGAGCCGAGTGGAGTTTGCCTTGCCGTATGAAGGTCGTTGGCCGGCTGGGTTACGAGATGCAGTGGTGGGCCAATCAGCAGCGGCTGCTTACTTTCCAGCAATTGCCAATGCATGGCGATTTGACGTTCCAGGGTGGTGTATGCGGTATTGCTGTCTCTTACTAA
- a CDS encoding Lpg1974 family pore-forming outer membrane protein: protein MFLLCGMTFASVGLAEVDHAYPVETLDTVMMDASQQVFVEADWLDASSAPRATLTPFAELLTLKLTEGSAENWAQVITPKGTGSLAGTAQLVDAPFGWNAGIRAGVERAWPEQGSGVRLSYTYFSTQATNHAAGEVYSAFLGNFFADNPDGSSFGPKYRSADLDWNVQFHTIDLEIHRTFMISPALTLRPFVGVKSAIIRQDIDSRWYSPIDSSSHDYQFNSAAETLTQDFWGIGPSIGVNALIPLSMTPTHSLQAYVTPSAALMYGNWNFSEVYRTDGPTSTTIPTPSNIEINSDPIHGAATMLRLALGAQWEQPGERVTTRVRLGYEAQVWLNQMQFYSYNMGRLNNLMSLQGGVLEVGFSF, encoded by the coding sequence ATGTTTTTGCTGTGCGGAATGACCTTCGCTTCGGTCGGGCTGGCGGAAGTAGACCATGCTTACCCTGTCGAAACGCTCGACACGGTGATGATGGATGCCAGCCAGCAGGTCTTCGTGGAAGCCGACTGGCTCGATGCTTCGTCCGCCCCGCGAGCAACACTTACACCGTTTGCCGAGTTGCTGACGCTTAAGCTCACCGAAGGCAGCGCCGAGAACTGGGCCCAAGTGATTACACCCAAGGGGACCGGCAGTTTGGCCGGGACGGCCCAGCTGGTGGATGCTCCCTTCGGATGGAACGCCGGCATTCGTGCAGGCGTGGAACGAGCCTGGCCCGAGCAAGGCAGCGGCGTTCGATTGAGCTACACCTATTTTAGCACCCAGGCCACCAACCACGCGGCCGGCGAAGTCTATTCGGCCTTTCTCGGAAACTTCTTCGCCGACAATCCCGACGGCAGCAGCTTCGGCCCCAAATATCGGAGCGCCGATCTCGACTGGAACGTTCAGTTTCACACCATCGATCTCGAAATCCATCGCACGTTCATGATCAGCCCCGCGCTGACTTTGCGTCCGTTTGTGGGCGTGAAATCGGCAATCATTCGGCAAGATATCGACTCACGCTGGTACAGCCCGATCGATTCGTCTTCGCACGATTACCAGTTCAACTCGGCCGCCGAAACACTCACGCAAGACTTCTGGGGAATCGGGCCATCGATCGGCGTCAACGCGCTCATTCCTCTATCAATGACGCCCACACATTCGCTGCAGGCCTATGTCACGCCGTCGGCAGCTTTGATGTACGGCAACTGGAATTTCAGCGAAGTCTACCGAACTGACGGGCCGACTTCGACGACCATTCCAACTCCCTCGAACATCGAGATCAATTCCGATCCCATCCACGGCGCGGCGACCATGTTGCGGCTGGCGCTGGGTGCTCAGTGGGAGCAGCCAGGCGAGCGGGTGACGACGCGTGTGCGGTTGGGATACGAGGCCCAGGTTTGGTTGAATCAGATGCAGTTTTATTCCTACAACATGGGTCGTTTGAACAATCTCATGTCGCTGCAAGGCGGCGTGCTCGAGGTCGGTTTTAGTTTTTAG
- a CDS encoding DUF4345 family protein encodes MPKKQVIFLRVSAFILSVYAVIFLINPQLLGRLVGFTHHSPNTLVEVTAFYGGLELGLAVFLVWASNAYDRINMGLKMLFIVFLAAGLARLLGIIRFGFEDPSQPIVTGLEIGWAFIANWLTIKMIDQEHAAEASTPR; translated from the coding sequence ATGCCTAAGAAGCAAGTCATTTTTTTACGTGTAAGTGCATTCATCTTGTCGGTGTATGCAGTTATTTTTTTGATCAACCCGCAACTTCTGGGGCGGCTTGTTGGATTCACTCATCACAGTCCTAACACTCTCGTTGAGGTGACCGCGTTTTATGGAGGTCTTGAGTTAGGTTTAGCTGTATTCTTGGTATGGGCATCGAATGCATACGATCGCATAAACATGGGGTTGAAGATGCTCTTCATTGTGTTTCTGGCAGCTGGCCTTGCGAGGCTATTGGGAATCATCCGGTTTGGATTTGAAGATCCGTCTCAGCCGATCGTAACGGGGCTTGAGATCGGTTGGGCATTCATAGCGAACTGGTTGACTATCAAAATGATCGACCAAGAGCATGCAGCCGAAGCGTCAACGCCGCGCTGA
- a CDS encoding DUF1294 domain-containing protein — translation MKSRCMRTQGKITRWDDERGFGFISCNGDEGSVFVHITSFSGTSRRPADGDVVYFEIGKGKNGKSQAERVRFTDEPKPPKRSTGRLQNRLRPVNFAWLFVCFLIASAYFNRIPWLVVGAYGVMSVATFFVYAWDKGSAQLGKWRTAESTLHWLALVGGWPGGLAAQRLLRHKSSKQQFLSVFWIMVTINVVATGYLVWMGKASFLYQMTH, via the coding sequence TTGAAAAGTCGTTGTATGCGAACGCAGGGAAAAATTACTCGTTGGGATGATGAACGGGGCTTTGGCTTTATCTCCTGCAATGGAGATGAAGGTTCCGTCTTTGTGCACATCACATCGTTCTCGGGGACCTCGCGGCGGCCGGCAGATGGGGATGTCGTTTACTTTGAAATCGGCAAAGGTAAAAACGGTAAGTCACAGGCCGAGAGAGTGCGTTTCACCGATGAGCCTAAACCACCCAAGCGATCGACAGGTCGGCTTCAGAACAGATTAAGGCCGGTGAATTTTGCTTGGCTGTTCGTGTGCTTCTTGATCGCTTCGGCCTACTTCAACCGAATACCTTGGCTCGTGGTGGGTGCTTACGGGGTGATGAGCGTGGCAACGTTTTTCGTCTACGCCTGGGACAAAGGTTCGGCCCAGCTAGGTAAATGGCGTACGGCCGAATCGACGTTGCATTGGCTGGCGCTCGTCGGTGGCTGGCCCGGCGGCCTGGCAGCCCAACGCCTGTTAAGGCACAAATCGAGCAAGCAACAATTCCTCTCCGTATTTTGGATCATGGTCACCATAAACGTCGTAGCCACTGGCTATCTGGTCTGGATGGGGAAAGCAAGTTTCCTCTATCAAATGACCCATTAG
- a CDS encoding SHD1 domain-containing protein, producing MTRFVTILTLILLLIPTLNVFAMDKDVAISLAVVKQSDNRVQLNVATNLPPGTKLMLSVNEKMENGFLGQSSGFVSSDGKLISETFGPEDGLKDGRYIAQVTMPIPAVQTADVKSIIGGKGEKLTGPLVDKGRFGITVSQQTEFFIGEEPDVAQASRRDSVIAATAAIKKNVCVLLEELLEFKDKPKFREFGFGTGGPYHKWLKSVEDLRDTTPTGQHPIPFIVRTAPGDLLMLGMKYLRNSETDYTRQMLGELKETISYSHYLSAKEQSKANAIVFRTWRDSSGKFSVEAKLVEKSTTHVVLRKKDGETVEVAISKLSAADIQFLSEELSQYLKEDKAKR from the coding sequence ATGACTCGTTTTGTTACCATCCTTACGTTGATCTTGTTGCTGATTCCAACGCTCAATGTGTTTGCGATGGATAAAGATGTGGCAATATCGCTTGCCGTTGTGAAGCAATCGGACAATCGGGTCCAACTGAATGTAGCAACTAATTTGCCGCCTGGAACCAAGTTGATGTTGAGCGTCAACGAAAAGATGGAGAATGGCTTTTTGGGTCAATCAAGCGGTTTTGTTTCGAGCGATGGCAAATTAATTTCTGAAACATTCGGGCCAGAGGACGGACTCAAGGACGGGCGATATATCGCGCAGGTAACAATGCCCATACCGGCTGTTCAAACTGCTGATGTCAAGAGTATTATCGGTGGCAAAGGAGAAAAACTAACAGGTCCGCTCGTAGACAAAGGGCGTTTCGGAATAACCGTCTCGCAGCAAACGGAATTCTTTATCGGAGAAGAACCAGATGTCGCTCAGGCTTCACGGAGAGACAGTGTAATCGCGGCCACTGCAGCGATTAAGAAAAACGTTTGTGTGCTTCTAGAGGAATTGCTGGAATTCAAGGACAAACCCAAATTCAGGGAATTTGGGTTTGGAACAGGCGGACCGTATCACAAATGGCTCAAAAGCGTCGAAGATCTTCGTGACACAACCCCGACAGGACAACATCCAATCCCATTTATCGTACGAACAGCACCAGGTGATTTATTGATGCTGGGGATGAAATACTTGCGTAACAGCGAAACGGACTACACGCGTCAGATGCTCGGCGAACTGAAAGAAACGATCAGTTATTCGCACTATTTAAGTGCTAAGGAGCAGTCAAAAGCAAATGCGATTGTTTTTCGTACTTGGCGGGATTCATCAGGCAAATTCAGTGTTGAGGCGAAGCTTGTTGAAAAGTCAACAACTCACGTCGTGCTTCGAAAGAAAGACGGGGAAACAGTAGAGGTAGCTATCTCCAAACTCAGTGCGGCGGATATTCAGTTTCTTAGTGAGGAACTTTCGCAGTATCTGAAAGAAGATAAGGCAAAGAGATAA
- the ilvC gene encoding ketol-acid reductoisomerase: MTAKIYYDNDADLSVLKGKTIAILGYGSQGHAQAQNLRDSGCTVIIGQRPGSANYDLAKSHGFEPMSAADATKKADIVNMLLPDEVQADVYASCVKPNLQPGNVLMCSHGFNIHFNQVAPPEGVDALLVAPKGPGHLVRSEYEKGGGVPGLIALEEGASDETRQIGLAYAKGIGATRGGVIETTFAEETETDLFGEQVVLCGGLSELIKAGFETLVEAGYQEEMAYFECMHEVKLIVDLFYEGGLNYMRYSVSNTAEFGDYSTGPRIITPETKVEMKKVLTEIQDGTFARNWILENKAGAARFKAIRRRERTHQVEEVGKRLRRLMSWIDAKEV; the protein is encoded by the coding sequence ATGACCGCCAAAATCTATTACGACAACGATGCTGACCTGTCCGTTTTGAAGGGCAAGACAATTGCTATCCTGGGTTATGGTTCCCAGGGACATGCCCAAGCTCAGAACCTGCGAGACAGCGGTTGCACCGTCATCATTGGCCAGCGTCCCGGTAGTGCCAACTACGACCTGGCCAAGTCGCACGGCTTCGAGCCCATGAGCGCCGCCGACGCGACCAAGAAGGCCGACATCGTCAACATGCTGCTGCCTGACGAAGTACAAGCCGACGTCTACGCCAGCTGCGTCAAGCCGAATCTGCAGCCAGGTAACGTCCTGATGTGCTCGCACGGGTTCAACATCCACTTCAACCAGGTTGCTCCGCCAGAAGGTGTCGACGCGCTGCTGGTTGCCCCTAAGGGTCCAGGCCATCTGGTTCGTAGCGAATACGAAAAGGGCGGCGGCGTCCCAGGCCTGATCGCTTTGGAAGAAGGTGCTTCCGACGAAACGCGTCAAATCGGTTTGGCCTATGCCAAAGGCATCGGTGCCACCCGCGGTGGCGTGATCGAAACGACCTTCGCCGAAGAAACCGAAACCGACCTGTTCGGCGAACAAGTCGTGCTGTGCGGTGGCCTCAGCGAACTGATCAAGGCCGGCTTCGAAACCCTGGTCGAAGCAGGCTACCAGGAAGAAATGGCTTACTTCGAGTGCATGCACGAAGTGAAGCTGATCGTCGACCTGTTCTACGAAGGCGGCCTGAACTACATGCGTTACAGCGTGAGCAACACGGCCGAATTCGGCGACTACTCTACCGGCCCACGCATCATCACGCCTGAAACCAAGGTCGAGATGAAGAAGGTCCTGACCGAGATCCAAGACGGCACGTTTGCCCGCAACTGGATCCTGGAAAACAAAGCCGGCGCTGCTCGCTTCAAAGCCATCCGCCGCCGCGAACGGACCCACCAGGTCGAAGAAGTCGGCAAACGCCTCCGCCGCCTGATGAGCTGGATCGACGCGAAGGAAGTTTGA
- the ilvN gene encoding acetolactate synthase small subunit, whose amino-acid sequence MRHVLSAVVQNVPGVLAHISGMLASRGYNIDSLAVGETEDPHLSRMTFVVVGDDHVLEQVRKQLEKIVTVVRVLDVSSQDFVERDLMLIKVSAEPGGTRSEINELVDIFRGRVVDVSRHEMIIEISGTENKIVAFIDLMRPYGICELVRTGRIAMVRSGTSLEEQVNDPHAVEA is encoded by the coding sequence ATGCGTCACGTGCTCTCGGCGGTGGTACAGAATGTACCCGGGGTACTCGCCCACATTTCCGGGATGCTCGCCTCTCGCGGATACAATATCGATTCGCTCGCGGTAGGGGAGACCGAGGATCCACATCTTTCGCGGATGACGTTTGTCGTCGTCGGCGATGATCATGTCCTAGAGCAAGTACGCAAGCAGTTGGAAAAGATCGTCACCGTCGTACGCGTGCTGGATGTCAGCTCGCAAGACTTCGTCGAACGCGATCTTATGTTGATCAAGGTGAGCGCCGAACCAGGCGGTACCCGCTCGGAAATCAACGAGCTGGTCGACATCTTCCGCGGCCGCGTCGTCGACGTAAGCCGGCACGAAATGATCATCGAGATCTCTGGTACCGAAAACAAGATCGTCGCATTCATCGACCTGATGCGACCCTACGGAATCTGCGAGCTGGTGAGGACGGGACGAATCGCCATGGTTCGCAGCGGAACATCGTTGGAAGAACAAGTCAACGATCCGCACGCCGTCGAGGCATAA